GTTGAGTACTTTGATTTTTTCCTTGGGAAAGCCCCAATAGCGGAACATGAGGTATGCGCGATCGGTTGTTGTATCTGGATAGCCGGTAGGAACGAGAACAATGGTGCTTCCGGCCTTAATACCGGCGGCCTGAATCGCATCATCCATGGCTTCGCCATCAAGAACCATGTTGCCACTCAGGACTGGACCATCGATACGGTCAATCCCCCGTGGTGCCGCCCACTCCTGAGTTCCGGCGATATGGCCACCACTGTAGCTGTTGGGTTGCAAGATAACGACATTCTCAAAAGCATCCGAATTAACCAAGCCGGCGTCCAGCCAGGCTTTAAGCGTCGGTGCATCAATCAGAACATTGTCAACCTGACCAGTAATCGGCGTCGTTGGTTGAGCCTCTGGCTCGTCATAACTGTCACCACCTCCACCGCCGCCGCCACAAGCAGTCAAGACAAAACAGGACAAAACAATTGCTGTGAATAGAAAAACATGACTTTTTGCGTGTTTAAAAACTCTTCGAATCATACTGCCTCCACATTAGATAACGAAAACTCAAACACCTACTTTTCAGTACGATCTAAAACCGACTCCTAATAAACCTCCTTCCCTGTTAATAAAACGAACATTCGATCCATCCATATATCATGTTTACACTATGAACCCCTTCAGCAACCTACGTTGCTGAAGGCTAATGAAGAATCAGTTGAACAATTGCGACGAATGATAACACAAAGCCACCAAGAAAGAACATTCTTTTCGAGGCAAAAACATTGCTTTGCTTGGCCCTATGGTCAGCACAGCCTCCCATAAGGCACATGCATAAACAACAAAAGCAGTTAGGCTTTAATCGCAGCCCAGGCGTTGGCCACGAGGTCGTCGGAAATTTCTTGCAAAGGGCGATTGACGACACACAGCAGACGCAATTCAACGGCACGCAAGACGACCCCGGTGTAACAAATGGCGGCAACAAAGAGGTCCTGTTTGCGAATAATACCTTCATTCATACCTTGCTCGATATAGTTCCGTACCAACTTGAAGGGTTCGGTAAAACAGATTGGGGAGGTGTCAGTCATAAATTCGGTGTGTTTCATATAGAGCATATATTCCATCATCACCGGGTCCGACTCAGCGATATCAAAACACAGCTCGGCAAACGCTTTGAGTTTGTCCTGGATCGTTGCGGCGCCCACCAGCCGCTCATTGAACATTTCCTGAAAATCGGCCAGCGTATCTTCATGGATCCGCCGCGCCAGGGTTTCCTTGTTGGCAAAATAGCTGTAAATGGCTCCGGTGCTGACTCCAGAGGCTTTGACAATGGCCGGGATAGACACGTTGTAATAACCCTTCTCAACGAAAAGTTCTCGTGCAACCTTCAGAACTTTGGCCATTTTCACATTTGGGGCAATTTGGCGTTTTTTCTCAGCAGCCATGACATTCTCCTATCGAGCAATAAATTTATATCAACATATCTAAACACACCCGAAAAGAAAAGATTAATTTCTAATTAGTCGGGCATACAATATCATTTTGTCACATATCCATTACAGGATTGATTACAGGATTGCTCAATACCGTAGCAGAGGGTCAGTCCTGCTGCGATGATTGGGTACAGCGTTTTAACACACTACCGGGGCGCGCCTCTTCAGCAAGGGCGGCATAACCGCCATCAAGAACAAAAACCTGATCGTACCCCTTAGATTGCAGGTACAGGTAACTCATAGCCGCACGTACGCCATGGGGACAAAAAATACCGATCAGCCGATTTTGAGGCAGTTCGGCAAATCGTGACGGAATCTGATCAAGAGGGATATGGATCACCTCGGCATGATAAACAAACCCCAGCGGCAAAGTCTGCTGCTCCGGTTCGGTCCGAATATCCAGCAAGACGGCATCGTCTATGGCAAAAAGGGCAACGGGGGATATTTTATGACGCGCCTGACCGACAAAATCAAGGGTCATCCGTTCCAACACCTGCTCCACGGCATCTTTCATGTCAACTCATCCTCTTTCTAGCACGGTGATCAACGCCATTCAATCTTCCAACAGTTATGGATATTGCGACGTCGGGAAAAATCCTCGGGAATGGTCTGTCGGGTAATATCTTCAATCACCAGATCGGCCAGCTGATCACGGTCCATCTTAAAGTTACGCAGATTATTTGAGAAAATCAAAACACCGCCGGGCGTCAACAGATCAGCGACAGAATAAATCAAATCAACATGATCGCGTTGGATGTCAAAATTGCCAGCCATCTTTTTAGAATTTGAAAAAGTCGGCGGGTCGAGAAAGATCACATCATATTTTTCATTGCACTCTTTGATCCATTGCAGGCAGTCAGCCCGAATCACTTGATGCTGCGGACCGTCAAAGCCATTAATTTTCAGATTTTTTCGCGCCCATTCGGTATAGGTGGTCGACATATCGACAGAGGTTGTCGAGCGCGCTCCGCCATCCGCCGCATAAACACTGACACTGGCGGTATAGGCAAACAAATTGAGAAAGTGCTTGCCCTGTGTTAACGAGCGGATCAGTTCACGGGTCTGGCGATGGTCGAGAAACAGTCCGGTGTCCAGGTAGTCGGACAGATTCACCAGGAACCAATTACCCCCTTCACTGATCTCAAAAAAGGAGCCTTGCTCGGCCTGGCGTTCGTATTGCTCGGATCCCCGCT
The nucleotide sequence above comes from Desulfuromonas acetoxidans DSM 684. Encoded proteins:
- a CDS encoding TetR/AcrR family transcriptional regulator translates to MAAEKKRQIAPNVKMAKVLKVARELFVEKGYYNVSIPAIVKASGVSTGAIYSYFANKETLARRIHEDTLADFQEMFNERLVGAATIQDKLKAFAELCFDIAESDPVMMEYMLYMKHTEFMTDTSPICFTEPFKLVRNYIEQGMNEGIIRKQDLFVAAICYTGVVLRAVELRLLCVVNRPLQEISDDLVANAWAAIKA
- a CDS encoding rhodanese-like domain-containing protein — translated: MKDAVEQVLERMTLDFVGQARHKISPVALFAIDDAVLLDIRTEPEQQTLPLGFVYHAEVIHIPLDQIPSRFAELPQNRLIGIFCPHGVRAAMSYLYLQSKGYDQVFVLDGGYAALAEEARPGSVLKRCTQSSQQD